A portion of the Pleuronectes platessa chromosome 15, fPlePla1.1, whole genome shotgun sequence genome contains these proteins:
- the LOC128456745 gene encoding protein ABHD15, whose product MELFVWDCLSCLLPSLFLLLLSLVLHWLRARCRTGRASMTEEEPPLICKHSALAKYLLRHCGSLARPRPAAWPRGDPHLQTLSALLCGPAGDTVEFTRDNLLLRDGGIVAVDWALETGLGERIGRGRWEGRKEHQSGGKALGCFTSTPPVLLLIPHSWGGASPHLKALCHQAIRQGFYVVVFHPRATAGCPLTTARLTEFGDPADLDQAVTYIHSRHPSSELVAVSEGSGSGILLSYLGECGSSTYLTAAAALSPVLLGQLWFQTAMPAIYRWGALFHRKLQLRRYANSFRGVVDVDRALSSSSLRDFEEALFCSSAQRPEKPPLNSLNNSGLRPRPHNEREVAPSAAWALGERAQPAEDWDSYWERNEPLRDADEVAVPVLCICSRDDPLLPPASTLPIALFQNNPHFFLVLTDKGGHCGFTRDQQEMEEGKDENKEVEDASWSHIAVLDFFRVVADFLRGERRDGTSWGGPLGGNIQAGQRNRGSTMGPLHRRRATVMRRPRPQAPEQSSVDEEGETFTWKRSYTR is encoded by the exons ATGGAACTGTTTGTATGGGACTGTCTGTCCTGTTTGCTTCCTTCCCTCTTCCTGTTGCTGCTGAGTCTCGTCCTCCACTGGCTCAGAGCACGTTGTCGGACAGGACGGGCGTCCATGACTGAAGAAGAACCCCCGCTCATCTGCAAACACTCTGCGCTGGCCAAATATCTGCTGCGCCACTGTGGCTCTCTGGCCAGGCCGAGACCGGCCGCCTGGCCCAGGGGAGACCCCCACCTCCAGACCCTGTCCGCTCTGCTGTGTGGACCAGCAGGAGACACAGTAGAGTTCACCAGGGACAATCTGCTGCTGAGAGACGGGGGGATTGTAGCGGTGGACTGGGCTCTGGAGACCGGACTGGGTGAGAGGAttgggagggggaggtgggaggggaggaaggagcaTCAGTCGGGGGGGAAGGCGCTGGGTTGTTTCACCTCGACGCCTCCTGtccttctcctcatccctcaTTCATGGGGAGGGGCGAGCCCTCACTTGAAGGCCCTGTGCCATCAGGCCATACGTCAGGGCTTCTACGTGGTGGTGTTCCACCCCCGGGCCACAGCAGGCTGCCCGCTGACCACAGCACGACTCACCGAGTTCGGAGACCCGGCTGATCTTGACCAG GCAGTGACCTACATTCACAGCCGCCACCCGTCCTCCGAGCTGGTTGCGGTGAGTGAGGGTTCAGGTTCAGGGATCCTCCTCTCCTACCTGGGGGAATGTGGATCCAGCACATACCTGACTGCAGCTGCTGCGCTCTCACCTGTGCTCCTGGGCCAGCTGTGGTTCCAAACGGCCATGCCTGCCATTTATCGCTGGGGTGCGCTGTTTCACCGGAAACTGCAgctgaggag ATACGCAAACTCCTTCAGAGGAGTCGTGGATGTGGACCGggccctcagctcctcctccctgagagACTTTGAAGAAGCTCTTTTCTGCTCTTCGGCCCAACGTCCAGAGAAACCTCCACTAAACTCTCTTAACAACTCCGGACTGAGACCAAGACCTCATAATGAGAGGGAGGTGGCTCCCTCTGCGGCCTGGGCACTGGGGGAAAGGGCTCAGCCAGCCGAGGACTGGGACAGCTACTGGGAGAGGAACGAACCCCTGAGAGATGCAGATGAAGTGGCCGTCCCCGTGCTCTGCATCTGCAGCCGTGAcgaccctctcctccctcctgcctccacTCTACCCATCGCCCTCTTCCAGAACAATCCCCACTTCTTTCTGGTGTTGACGGACAAAGGAGGGCATTGTGGATTCACCCGAGACCaacaggagatggaggaagggaAGGATGAAAATAAGGAGGTGGAGGACGCTAGCTGGAGTCACATCGCAGTTCTGGATTTCTTCAGAGTGGTGGCTGATTTcctgagaggggagaggagggatgggACAAGTTGGGGGGGTCCACTGGGGGGAAACATCCAGGCTGGGCAGAGGAACAGGGGCAGCACCATGGGCCCTCTCCACAGGAGGAGAGCCACTGTGATGAGGAGGCCGAGACCTCAGGCACCAGAACAGAGCAGCGTGGATGAAGAAGGAGAGACCTTCACCTGGAAGAGGTCCTATacacgctga